In the bacterium genome, one interval contains:
- a CDS encoding enoyl-CoA hydratase/isomerase family protein, translating to MSVLNVTKEGKVTVVTMNDGKTANTFTDAVLREHIAVLEEIEKSSDDTCVVLTSSDPKFWCNGINLEWLMTQPGDYINTFKPLIDKMLYKWATLRVPTIANISGHAFGGGAILSCGFDFKFMRSDKGFFCFPEVDINIPFTDVMQGIIQLLPNKQALNDLAYTGRRIGGGEAAAKQIVDGAFPEAELWGKTMEMATVLAGKNRATYWAIKQGLKRDLIARAGL from the coding sequence ATGTCTGTCTTAAACGTTACCAAAGAAGGAAAAGTTACTGTTGTTACCATGAACGATGGCAAAACCGCCAATACCTTTACCGATGCCGTGTTGCGCGAGCACATTGCTGTTTTGGAAGAAATTGAAAAAAGTAGCGATGATACCTGTGTGGTGCTTACAAGTTCCGATCCCAAATTTTGGTGTAATGGTATTAATCTAGAATGGCTCATGACGCAGCCTGGGGATTATATCAACACGTTTAAACCGCTCATCGATAAAATGCTGTATAAATGGGCTACTCTCCGTGTGCCCACCATTGCCAATATCAGCGGCCATGCTTTTGGTGGCGGGGCTATACTCTCGTGTGGATTCGATTTTAAATTCATGCGTTCCGATAAAGGATTTTTTTGTTTCCCCGAAGTGGATATTAATATTCCGTTTACCGATGTGATGCAGGGTATCATTCAGCTTTTGCCCAACAAACAAGCGCTTAACGATTTAGCCTACACCGGGCGGCGCATTGGTGGTGGTGAAGCGGCCGCAAAACAAATTGTGGACGGTGCTTTTCCTGAAGCGGAACTGTGGGGAAAAACCATGGAGATGGCCACTGTGTTGGCCGGTAAAAATAGAGCCACGTATTGGGCTATTAAACAGGGGTTAAAAAGGGATTTGATAGCGCGTGCAGGTCTGTAG
- the rlmN gene encoding 23S rRNA (adenine(2503)-C(2))-methyltransferase RlmN: protein MKINIKALSLPELTEKFKELGLEGYRALQVKKWLYQKQVASFDEMTNIKKEVRDLLKENFEIPRIPVMTYQQSSDGTRKYLLEMTDGSTVESVFIPSEGRNTLCVSSQVGCAMDCKFCLTAQMGLKRNLSIFEIVDQVGAVARDVGADKRITNLVFMGMGEPLANTKNLYASLEILLDQDCYNFSRQHITVSTSGIAPQIEKFGDATPVKLAISLNATTDEVRDAIMPINKKFPIKDLLGACKRMTLPKRNRITFEYVMLHGVNDSLDDAKRLVKLLGEMKAKINLIPFNESPDSPFKRPPDAWIFKFQKILLDKGFVANIRRSRGRDILGACGQLATNKAEFIKPDSGYQPAPSELV, encoded by the coding sequence ATAAAGATAAACATAAAGGCCTTAAGCCTTCCGGAGCTGACAGAGAAATTTAAAGAGCTTGGGCTTGAAGGATATCGGGCGCTCCAAGTAAAAAAATGGCTTTATCAAAAGCAGGTGGCTTCTTTTGATGAGATGACCAACATTAAAAAAGAAGTACGTGATCTTTTAAAAGAAAACTTTGAGATCCCACGCATACCGGTAATGACTTATCAGCAATCATCCGATGGAACCCGCAAATATTTGCTGGAAATGACCGATGGTTCTACCGTGGAATCGGTTTTTATCCCCTCCGAAGGACGCAATACGCTGTGTGTGTCGTCTCAAGTGGGATGCGCCATGGATTGTAAATTTTGTTTAACCGCCCAGATGGGTTTAAAGCGCAACTTAAGTATTTTTGAAATTGTTGATCAGGTGGGTGCTGTGGCGCGTGATGTGGGTGCCGATAAACGTATTACCAATTTGGTTTTTATGGGCATGGGCGAGCCGCTGGCTAATACTAAAAATCTTTATGCTTCTCTCGAGATTCTTCTCGACCAAGATTGCTATAATTTTTCACGTCAGCATATTACGGTTTCTACCTCGGGAATCGCGCCTCAGATTGAAAAATTTGGTGATGCCACACCGGTAAAACTGGCTATTTCGCTTAATGCGACGACTGATGAAGTGAGAGATGCCATCATGCCCATCAATAAAAAGTTTCCCATTAAAGATCTCTTGGGTGCTTGTAAGCGCATGACGTTACCCAAACGTAACCGTATTACTTTTGAATATGTGATGTTGCATGGAGTGAACGATTCGCTGGATGATGCAAAGAGGCTTGTTAAACTTTTGGGCGAAATGAAGGCCAAAATTAACCTTATCCCTTTTAACGAATCGCCCGATTCACCCTTTAAACGCCCGCCCGATGCCTGGATTTTTAAATTTCAGAAAATTCTGCTTGATAAAGGATTTGTGGCTAATATACGTCGCTCGCGTGGTCGTGATATTTTGGGGGCTTGCGGGCAGCTCGCCACCAATAAAGCCGAATTCATTAAACCCGATAGTGGGTATCAGCCTGCTCCCTCCGAACTGGTTTAG
- a CDS encoding CPXCG motif-containing cysteine-rich protein produces the protein MNEELFVQCPYCWESFAVEPEAVDGVVEYVEDCHVCCNPIVITIRYSENGSEVTATREND, from the coding sequence ATGAACGAAGAACTATTCGTCCAATGCCCTTATTGTTGGGAATCTTTTGCTGTTGAACCCGAAGCAGTGGATGGCGTTGTGGAGTATGTGGAAGATTGCCATGTATGCTGCAACCCCATTGTGATCACTATTCGTTATTCCGAAAATGGGAGCGAAGTGACCGCCACCCGCGAGAATGATTAA
- a CDS encoding thermonuclease family protein yields MRFIFICLLLVSFNVQAADWKNFKYTVYRVSDGDTITATDGNVRFNVRIAGMDAPEKAQQYGKVASMKMRELLDNKEIQIEPVASGRDMYGRVLAKVYVNGKEVALNLIEEGYATYYRPKCEDYPANDKNYDYDPRPYVEAEKKARANKLNFWSVKGPLPCEFRKSKK; encoded by the coding sequence ATGCGTTTTATTTTTATCTGTTTATTACTTGTGAGTTTTAATGTGCAAGCAGCCGACTGGAAAAATTTTAAATATACCGTTTACCGCGTAAGCGACGGCGACACCATTACCGCCACCGATGGCAATGTACGCTTTAATGTGCGTATTGCAGGCATGGACGCCCCGGAAAAAGCCCAGCAATATGGCAAAGTGGCTTCCATGAAAATGAGGGAACTGTTAGATAATAAGGAAATTCAAATAGAACCCGTAGCCAGTGGGCGCGACATGTATGGCCGTGTTTTAGCAAAAGTGTATGTAAATGGAAAGGAAGTGGCTTTAAATTTAATTGAAGAAGGCTATGCCACCTACTACCGCCCCAAGTGTGAGGATTATCCGGCAAACGATAAAAATTACGATTACGACCCCAGGCCCTATGTAGAGGCCGAAAAAAAGGCGCGCGCCAATAAACTAAATTTTTGGAGCGTAAAAGGCCCTCTCCCATGCGAATTTAGAAAAAGTAAAAAATAA
- the gspN gene encoding type II secretion system protein GspN, with protein MNKLVVWTLNIVAGIFFFFLFLFLYFPFEPIIQNLLTRVEQQSGGKYRITVEKIAPGIIFKTKFTNFQVHTEEKGADVVIVGFDELKVGIHYFPLLTGRLEASFVGGSKKGSLEGDITASKTESELDVKISNFPLGEMLILKKYLGTGVEGTLNGSIDLDLYADQINKNEGKIDLKIKKLTATPFKITPMPGFDLDFPDLSLADAQDVVLKMNMAKGKLEIESFKIPGPDVMLDLKGRLMLNKKPTLMRANVSGNFNFSEKVKSAFPIAVLIDKQKLEDGSYPLNISGSLSRPRVLIGTFDLTGMAGGNSGPVEEEEPLPPPTVPTKTAPPPPPEETVEKPAMPAPSFRVRNKPSNTNGEIPPPVVHEEPLEPPPTEDVPSDADAEE; from the coding sequence GTGAATAAGCTTGTTGTGTGGACACTCAACATTGTTGCCGGTATTTTTTTCTTTTTTTTATTTTTATTTTTATACTTTCCCTTTGAACCTATTATTCAAAACCTGCTCACCCGTGTAGAACAACAGTCGGGCGGTAAATACCGTATTACAGTTGAAAAAATTGCCCCGGGTATAATTTTTAAAACAAAATTTACTAATTTTCAGGTGCACACCGAAGAAAAAGGTGCCGATGTAGTGATAGTAGGTTTTGATGAATTAAAAGTGGGGATTCATTATTTTCCGCTTTTGACTGGCAGGCTAGAGGCTTCTTTTGTAGGGGGATCAAAAAAGGGCTCTCTTGAAGGCGATATTACGGCTTCTAAAACGGAAAGTGAACTGGATGTAAAAATTTCAAATTTTCCTTTGGGTGAAATGCTCATTCTTAAAAAGTATTTGGGTACTGGTGTAGAAGGTACGTTAAACGGCAGTATTGATCTCGATTTGTATGCCGATCAAATTAATAAAAATGAAGGTAAAATTGATTTAAAAATTAAAAAGCTTACAGCTACTCCCTTTAAAATTACTCCTATGCCTGGTTTTGATTTAGATTTTCCCGATTTGTCTTTAGCGGATGCTCAAGACGTTGTTTTAAAAATGAATATGGCTAAAGGGAAATTAGAAATTGAATCGTTTAAAATTCCCGGACCCGATGTGATGCTCGATTTAAAAGGGCGACTTATGCTTAATAAAAAACCAACGCTTATGAGAGCTAATGTATCGGGTAATTTTAATTTTTCTGAAAAGGTAAAGTCGGCTTTTCCTATAGCAGTTTTGATAGATAAACAAAAATTGGAAGATGGTTCTTATCCTCTTAATATTTCGGGAAGTTTGTCGCGACCACGCGTTTTGATTGGTACATTCGATTTAACAGGTATGGCTGGCGGTAATTCGGGACCGGTTGAAGAAGAAGAGCCTTTGCCACCACCTACGGTTCCTACCAAAACGGCACCACCACCGCCGCCGGAAGAGACTGTTGAAAAACCTGCTATGCCAGCTCCATCGTTTAGGGTACGCAACAAGCCTTCCAATACTAACGGAGAAATCCCGCCTCCGGTGGTGCATGAAGAACCTCTAGAACCACCCCCAACCGAAGATGTGCCCAGCGATGCCGATGCTGAAGAATAA
- a CDS encoding type II secretion system protein M encodes MAKYSLLERFKTDDLYNSFLNLEEREQIFVIIGIAFLCLILLVLPVTCASSKISKLETKYNKDKKNQVGLMEKMNEYQHVKEELAVLKDEISKSKRGGSLVTIVESMANEAGLKDNMQKLTPLPIDTGDYFDEEGVEGVLSKVSLDQLVSFLYALESNSKSAVLVKKMEISTDYRKRDEIMARFQITSIVPKEGETGE; translated from the coding sequence ATGGCCAAATATTCGCTGTTAGAGCGCTTTAAAACCGATGATCTGTACAATAGCTTTTTAAATTTAGAAGAGCGTGAGCAGATTTTTGTTATTATTGGGATTGCCTTTTTATGCCTTATTTTACTGGTTTTGCCGGTAACTTGTGCCTCATCAAAAATTTCTAAACTTGAAACCAAATATAATAAAGATAAAAAAAATCAGGTTGGTTTGATGGAAAAAATGAATGAGTACCAGCATGTAAAGGAAGAGCTGGCAGTCCTTAAAGATGAAATTTCAAAGTCAAAAAGAGGTGGTTCTCTGGTTACTATTGTAGAGTCGATGGCTAACGAGGCTGGGCTTAAGGACAATATGCAAAAATTGACGCCTCTTCCTATTGATACCGGTGATTATTTTGATGAGGAGGGAGTTGAAGGGGTATTGTCAAAAGTTAGTTTAGATCAGCTTGTTTCATTTTTGTATGCGTTAGAGTCTAATTCTAAGTCGGCTGTATTAGTTAAAAAAATGGAAATCTCCACCGATTATCGTAAGCGCGACGAAATTATGGCGCGTTTTCAAATTACCTCTATTGTTCCCAAAGAAGGAGAAACCGGTGAATAA
- the pilM gene encoding pilus assembly protein PilM: MAQNIVGIDIGSHSIKVCEVTRQKGEFEVVRFVEHVINQQNNRLTYEEAVSAGLRHIFEKNEFTTDVISASLPAHLVSTRIIELPFTNAKKIEQTLEFELESYVPLPMEDLMVDYHMLSSQNGRSTVLCTYVPRVRFVKFLDMFQIAGLDPKYVGVDMVDLSFIANAAMVPDNTLYAMVDIGHKKTNICIMDGNKLAYARTITIGGLNFTRAIQKAFRLNQDKAESLKMDRGKVSNREDELDQISLLCQKVAEELIVAIRQTYLGFGQVYPKREWGGLYLCGGGSKLPGLVDVLSSALRMNVTTLDSLEYVSHKLSHADEVKDIIPLSLAQSLRVIYPIRGATINYRTGEFSYKKDIKALGGEIKQLGVWVFVLFLLGAFYFGFSYYTWQSRTQTMNASLVKAAIKLLPKELKGQEKSDVAKLLTIVNGRVNELKPQLEAIRALKEGPSPLEILLEVSSKFPPKEDVAIDVDKFNIIDNQVRLEGRTVSFEAVDKMKELLATSSLFANISTIRVEKGLRDEIRFSLSMDIKVGEEPPTPKTEPEGKKTAQKGDEE, translated from the coding sequence ATGGCTCAAAACATTGTTGGCATCGATATTGGTTCCCATTCAATAAAAGTTTGTGAGGTTACGCGCCAAAAGGGTGAGTTTGAAGTGGTGCGTTTTGTGGAGCATGTGATCAATCAGCAAAATAACCGCCTAACGTATGAAGAAGCAGTTAGTGCCGGTCTACGTCATATTTTTGAAAAAAACGAATTTACCACCGATGTAATTTCGGCCAGTCTTCCAGCTCATCTGGTTTCTACGCGCATTATTGAACTTCCTTTTACAAATGCCAAAAAAATTGAACAAACCCTAGAGTTTGAGTTGGAAAGCTATGTGCCTTTACCCATGGAAGATTTAATGGTGGATTACCATATGTTATCGTCCCAAAACGGGCGCTCCACTGTATTGTGTACTTATGTGCCTCGTGTTCGTTTTGTAAAATTTTTAGACATGTTTCAAATTGCAGGGCTCGACCCCAAATATGTAGGGGTTGATATGGTTGATTTGTCGTTTATTGCCAATGCCGCCATGGTTCCCGATAATACCCTGTATGCCATGGTGGATATTGGCCATAAAAAAACGAATATATGCATTATGGATGGTAATAAACTGGCCTATGCGCGCACTATTACCATTGGCGGGTTAAACTTTACACGGGCTATTCAAAAAGCGTTTCGTCTGAATCAGGATAAAGCCGAGAGTTTAAAAATGGATCGCGGCAAGGTATCTAATAGAGAAGATGAACTCGATCAGATATCGCTGTTGTGCCAAAAAGTAGCCGAAGAGCTTATAGTTGCCATTCGTCAAACCTATTTGGGTTTTGGCCAGGTATACCCCAAACGAGAATGGGGTGGTTTGTATTTATGCGGTGGTGGGTCTAAATTGCCGGGTTTGGTGGATGTGCTTTCATCGGCCTTGCGCATGAATGTTACTACGCTCGATTCTCTTGAGTATGTTTCACACAAGCTATCGCATGCAGACGAAGTGAAAGATATTATCCCGTTATCGTTAGCCCAAAGTTTACGTGTTATTTATCCAATTCGCGGTGCAACCATTAATTATCGCACCGGTGAATTTTCTTATAAAAAGGATATTAAAGCATTAGGTGGCGAAATTAAGCAATTGGGCGTGTGGGTTTTTGTTTTGTTTCTGTTGGGCGCTTTTTATTTTGGTTTTTCGTATTACACCTGGCAATCGCGTACTCAAACTATGAATGCATCTCTTGTGAAGGCTGCTATCAAACTTTTACCCAAAGAATTAAAAGGACAGGAAAAAAGTGATGTTGCTAAACTTCTTACTATTGTGAATGGCCGTGTAAACGAGTTAAAACCTCAGCTTGAAGCCATACGTGCTCTTAAAGAAGGACCTTCACCGTTAGAAATTTTACTTGAAGTGTCCTCTAAATTTCCTCCCAAGGAAGATGTGGCCATTGATGTTGATAAATTCAATATTATCGATAATCAGGTGCGGCTTGAAGGGCGTACAGTATCGTTTGAAGCTGTAGATAAAATGAAAGAACTGTTAGCAACGTCTTCATTATTTGCCAATATATCAACTATCCGGGTTGAAAAGGGTTTGCGCGATGAAATACGTTTTTCTCTTTCTATGGATATTAAGGTGGGAGAAGAACCCCCAACTCCTAAAACTGAACCTGAAGGCAAAAAGACGGCCCAAAAAGGAGACGAAGAATAA
- a CDS encoding general secretion pathway protein GspK has product MKRLKKILKHHNQRGVALLLVLSSIAVLATAVVELAYKTDIDYQLAVNGKERLQAYYMAQSAFQFSKIVLLMQREGEKKAEKYKEYLKGQNIQPFYKQYPISTEALRAIFLNGGTGEGSEATKEGGDSEEEKALPVTEKPDEDADKSMLEKGMDNSLMDQNMANGFDKEKAGEFLDFDGDFSIEISEESTKFDLNRFSGLETASKNYDFKKKLLLNILKQETFKDDFKDDEERIDLVNALADWVDVNNAINEFDNVQRGNEDNLYRGVSYPVKNAKYLSLSEIRLVAGMTDSIYKKLAPLLTIYSGSDKMNVCISDTKEDDMKALITYFTSNAGCTQPMEADDVRMEALVTKILAECPDTAAMATALNQDLGLSDTSTDTGEVIEPPSETETPGEEQKPKKSTSAAGNIPGCDLQFKNLITTDNKVFTVKAHGRVGDTEVTIESVIKNDGANPYKWPMLYYRLR; this is encoded by the coding sequence ATGAAACGTTTAAAAAAAATCTTAAAACATCACAATCAGCGTGGGGTAGCCCTACTGCTTGTTTTGTCTAGTATTGCGGTGCTGGCCACAGCCGTAGTTGAGCTCGCCTACAAAACAGATATTGATTACCAATTGGCAGTAAACGGTAAAGAAAGATTACAAGCCTACTACATGGCTCAATCGGCTTTTCAGTTTTCTAAAATTGTTTTACTCATGCAACGAGAAGGTGAAAAAAAAGCTGAGAAATATAAGGAGTATTTAAAAGGCCAAAACATACAGCCATTTTACAAACAATACCCTATTTCTACCGAGGCTTTAAGGGCCATTTTTTTAAATGGTGGTACAGGTGAGGGAAGTGAAGCTACTAAAGAAGGTGGAGATTCTGAAGAGGAAAAAGCTTTGCCTGTTACCGAAAAGCCCGATGAAGATGCAGATAAAAGTATGCTTGAAAAAGGCATGGATAATTCCTTAATGGATCAAAATATGGCAAACGGTTTTGATAAGGAAAAGGCCGGTGAATTTTTAGATTTTGATGGCGATTTTTCTATTGAAATTTCGGAGGAATCTACAAAATTTGACTTAAACCGCTTTTCAGGGCTTGAAACAGCAAGTAAAAATTATGATTTTAAAAAGAAACTGTTACTTAACATTTTAAAGCAGGAAACTTTTAAGGACGATTTTAAGGACGATGAAGAACGTATCGATTTAGTAAATGCCCTGGCCGATTGGGTGGATGTGAATAATGCTATAAACGAATTTGATAATGTTCAACGCGGTAACGAAGATAATTTGTATCGTGGAGTATCTTACCCGGTTAAAAATGCAAAATATTTGAGTTTATCCGAAATTCGCTTAGTAGCCGGCATGACCGATAGTATTTACAAAAAGCTGGCGCCACTTCTTACCATATACTCCGGGTCCGATAAAATGAATGTGTGTATATCAGACACCAAGGAAGACGATATGAAAGCGCTAATTACCTATTTTACCTCTAATGCCGGCTGCACTCAGCCTATGGAGGCTGATGATGTGCGTATGGAGGCCCTTGTAACCAAAATATTAGCGGAATGTCCCGATACCGCGGCTATGGCAACAGCCTTAAATCAGGATTTGGGATTATCGGATACATCAACGGATACGGGCGAGGTGATTGAGCCTCCTTCCGAAACTGAAACTCCTGGTGAGGAACAAAAGCCTAAAAAATCTACATCTGCTGCGGGTAATATTCCCGGTTGTGATTTGCAGTTCAAAAACCTGATTACAACCGACAACAAGGTTTTTACGGTAAAGGCGCACGGTCGTGTAGGGGATACGGAAGTAACCATTGAAAGTGTTATAAAAAACGACGGGGCTAACCCGTATAAATGGCCTATGTTGTATTATCGGCTGAGGTGA
- a CDS encoding prepilin-type N-terminal cleavage/methylation domain-containing protein: protein MVDSGWLNKKSVLQSAAKWREGGFTLVEVMVAVALITAMSLTSYSVLNGSLNAKKRLEKKEERLHGVRVSLNKLAEDLTQAFVADPSFAGTENYYKTYFQGKRDELKFSGFVHYHFMENAKDSDQALVRYFTKTSSDRDLGLVLRRSETAMLVPDTEKDPRDFEVMSNIKKITFTYYDAEKEDWVSDWDSEKASNLGKLPRAVKIEITVAEADGNDSKEFDYKTIALINNFNAAISF from the coding sequence ATGGTGGATAGTGGATGGCTAAATAAAAAGTCTGTTCTCCAAAGCGCTGCTAAGTGGCGTGAAGGAGGATTTACACTTGTTGAAGTGATGGTGGCTGTGGCTCTTATTACAGCCATGAGTCTTACCAGTTATTCGGTTCTTAACGGATCCCTTAACGCCAAAAAAAGGCTTGAAAAAAAGGAAGAGAGACTTCACGGCGTTAGGGTTTCACTTAACAAATTAGCCGAAGATTTAACACAGGCCTTTGTAGCCGATCCCTCTTTTGCAGGAACTGAAAATTACTACAAAACATATTTTCAGGGAAAAAGAGACGAGCTTAAATTTTCTGGTTTTGTGCATTATCATTTTATGGAAAATGCGAAAGATAGTGATCAGGCCTTGGTGCGTTACTTTACAAAGACATCATCCGATCGTGATTTGGGTTTGGTTTTGCGTCGTTCCGAAACGGCTATGCTAGTACCCGATACCGAAAAGGATCCGCGTGATTTTGAAGTAATGTCTAATATAAAAAAAATCACCTTTACCTATTACGATGCCGAAAAAGAAGATTGGGTTTCCGACTGGGATAGTGAAAAAGCAAGTAACTTGGGTAAGCTACCTAGGGCTGTAAAAATTGAAATAACGGTAGCGGAGGCAGATGGTAATGATAGCAAAGAATTTGATTATAAAACAATTGCTCTTATCAATAATTTTAACGCGGCTATATCTTTTTAA
- a CDS encoding type II secretion system GspH family protein — protein sequence MFKRLLKKQRGFSLLEIMVAVAILATSFVVLLSSQGGSFNKSERAQDLSEATLLARMKMAEIQIELEKDLAKNKFPETDKKESGIFEDPFENYRWDYSIKKVEIPVAEPTGEESQNAMIANELKTMMEEIGKRVREVRLHIVWGDKNDPPEKQPSMEIVTHIVKLN from the coding sequence ATGTTTAAACGTCTCCTTAAAAAACAAAGAGGGTTTAGCTTGCTTGAAATTATGGTGGCGGTTGCCATATTGGCTACGTCTTTTGTGGTTTTACTGTCGTCCCAGGGAGGATCGTTTAATAAAAGCGAACGAGCTCAAGATTTAAGCGAAGCAACATTATTGGCCCGTATGAAAATGGCTGAAATTCAAATAGAGCTAGAAAAAGATTTGGCCAAAAATAAATTCCCCGAAACAGATAAAAAGGAATCTGGAATTTTTGAAGACCCCTTCGAAAATTACCGTTGGGATTACAGTATTAAAAAAGTGGAAATTCCTGTTGCCGAGCCTACAGGTGAAGAGTCACAAAATGCCATGATAGCAAACGAGTTGAAAACCATGATGGAGGAAATTGGCAAAAGAGTGCGTGAAGTAAGACTTCATATAGTGTGGGGTGATAAGAACGATCCTCCCGAAAAACAGCCTAGCATGGAAATTGTGACACATATTGTGAAATTAAATTAA
- a CDS encoding type II secretion system GspH family protein, producing the protein MREKRISSSGFSLIEVLVVIGILALMMGLATSFFSSRSDGEIRQTVTSIIGTARYAYNEAARKNLSYRLVFDMDTGSFWLESSSEDISVKDETLQKSKKEIKVKEAPQGEDEEKPEEFTAESERLVKKKKLPEGYRFKDIYISHQERPIESGQGYLHFFPTGLTEEAVINICDEDEKNFFALVVNPVTAGVKVYQEYAAYDKLDQLQDE; encoded by the coding sequence GTGAGAGAAAAGCGTATCAGTTCTTCCGGTTTTAGTCTTATAGAAGTGCTGGTGGTAATTGGTATTTTGGCGCTTATGATGGGGCTTGCCACCAGTTTTTTTTCTTCACGATCCGATGGTGAAATAAGGCAAACCGTAACATCTATTATTGGCACTGCACGTTATGCCTATAACGAAGCGGCTCGCAAAAATCTATCCTATCGATTGGTATTTGATATGGATACTGGCAGTTTTTGGCTTGAATCGTCATCCGAAGACATATCGGTAAAAGATGAAACCCTCCAAAAATCAAAAAAAGAAATCAAAGTGAAAGAAGCCCCTCAAGGCGAAGATGAGGAAAAACCCGAGGAGTTTACGGCCGAATCGGAGCGTTTGGTAAAAAAGAAAAAACTCCCAGAGGGCTATCGTTTTAAGGATATTTACATTAGTCATCAGGAAAGACCTATTGAATCAGGACAAGGTTATCTCCATTTTTTTCCAACCGGACTTACCGAGGAAGCCGTTATCAATATTTGCGATGAGGATGAAAAAAACTTTTTTGCTTTAGTGGTAAATCCGGTTACTGCCGGTGTTAAGGTATATCAGGAGTATGCGGCATACGATAAATTAGACCAATTGCAGGATGAATAA
- the gspG gene encoding type II secretion system major pseudopilin GspG: MKQLKSQAGMTLIEIMVVVAIIAGITGLIAVNVLGQREKANLELTSTQISNIMSALDQYKLDNHKYPSSEQGLEALVKKPSSGTVPKYYPEGGYLKKMPKDAWGNDFSYASPGTHGEAVEIWSSGPDSEPDTEDDVKSWDMEAKEE; the protein is encoded by the coding sequence ATGAAGCAATTGAAATCTCAAGCTGGTATGACCTTAATTGAAATTATGGTGGTGGTGGCCATCATTGCCGGTATCACGGGGCTTATTGCCGTAAACGTGTTGGGCCAAAGAGAAAAGGCCAATCTAGAGCTTACCAGCACTCAAATATCCAACATTATGAGTGCGTTAGATCAGTATAAATTAGATAATCATAAGTATCCCTCCAGTGAGCAGGGTTTGGAAGCTTTAGTAAAAAAACCTTCCAGTGGTACTGTTCCTAAATATTACCCAGAAGGAGGTTATCTTAAAAAAATGCCCAAAGATGCTTGGGGAAACGATTTTAGCTATGCCAGCCCGGGCACCCATGGGGAAGCTGTTGAAATTTGGTCATCGGGCCCTGATAGTGAACCCGATACCGAAGATGATGTAAAAAGCTGGGACATGGAAGCTAAAGAGGAGTGA